The Raphanus sativus cultivar WK10039 chromosome 2, ASM80110v3, whole genome shotgun sequence genome includes a region encoding these proteins:
- the LOC108843660 gene encoding uncharacterized protein LOC108843660 — protein MYLKKPIWSDGASPAPENPSESEINEDTDAATMVVEELVTSLNTQRLYRELTLSLRTGLRDARAEFSFLRIRGLRSLLKTLRSIAESDSIIRLFSHTQTISDLQLVPVLFRHSLKEAEDDRVTSLDHIFSVEPMKITSPSTDDEVAVALRVLEGCCLLHPQSTVLAHKHGAVRVMMNILSTRGVLEQGACLDALISILLDSSANQVDFGACNGIEEVAMLMRDKQADENLRLRCGEFLLLLVGHVNGKDRSPIASVNEDIRRLLGEKSASLIWAASQFGSTGDPEQRITALHIQAGRVLESLDLY, from the exons ATGTATCTGAAGAAGCCGATATGGAGCGATGGCGCGTCACCGGCGCCGGAGAATCCATCGGAATCCGAGATCAATGAAGACACAGACGCGGCGACGATGGTAGTCGAAGAGCTCGTGACTTCACTCAACACACAGAGACTCTACAGGGAGCTGACACTATCCCTCCGAACGGGGTTACGCGACGCTCGCGCCGAGTTCTCCTTCCTCCGCATCCGCGGCCTTCGATCCCTTCTCAAAACTCTCCGATCTATCGCCGAATCGGATTCCATCATCCGCCTCTTCTCCCACACCCAAACCATCTCCGATCTCCAAC TGGTTCCGGTGCTATTTCGACATTCGTTGAAAGAAGCGGAGGATGATAGAGTGACGAGCTTGGATCACATATTCAGCGTCGAGCCGATGAAGATAACGAGTCCTTCTACGGATGACGAGGTCGCGGTTGCTCTTAGGGTTCTCGAAGGATGCTGCCTCCTCCATCCTCAGAGCACTGTTCTCGCTCATAAACACGGCGCAGTTCGC gTAATGATGAATATATTATCAACACGAGGAGTACTTGAGCAAGGTGCCTGCTTAGATGCCTTAATCTCAATATTGCTGGATTCTTCAGCAAATCAGGTG GATTTTGGAGCCTGCAATGGGATTGAGGAGGTTGCAATGCTCATGCGGGACAAACAAGCTGATGAAAATCTCAG GTTAAGATGCGGAGAGTTCTTGCTACTATTAGTTGGACATGTGAATGGGAAGGATCGATCACCCATTGCAAGTGTAAATGAAGACATCAGGCGTCTTTTGGGTGAAAAATCCGCTTCTTTAATATGGGCGGCGAGTCAGTTCGGTTCAACAGGTGACCCTGAACAAAGAATCACTGCTCTTCACATCCAGGCTGGGAGAGTGCTCGAGTCCCTTGACTTGTACTAA